Proteins encoded by one window of Bradyrhizobium sp. B097:
- a CDS encoding ThiF family adenylyltransferase, producing the protein MNFDYYSFTGRNIGFIDEHEQQLLRRARVFVCGVGGMGGAAFMALARAGVGKFVIADIDRFEVSNLNRQVFAFADEVGREKAAVAAEAARRINPTIEVEVLGENWTSELAGIAERCPVIVNGMDDIAAGVHLYRTAKRADATVIDAYMSPLPSVIVVRPHDPRPEERLGFPTLAKDWTEITEDDRRAAMRAEIEHVMLHSSSRNYVDLAIAGEVAAGRRSRMSFAPMVISTGMLMAYEAVALILGRTSGTDCRGWFLNPHRPAIEKPRNPLIAALMRPLVRRAIDQLTGVA; encoded by the coding sequence ATGAACTTCGATTACTACTCCTTCACCGGCCGCAACATCGGCTTCATCGACGAGCACGAGCAGCAGCTGCTGCGCCGGGCGCGGGTGTTCGTCTGCGGCGTCGGCGGCATGGGCGGCGCGGCCTTCATGGCGCTGGCGCGCGCCGGCGTCGGCAAGTTCGTGATCGCCGACATCGATCGCTTCGAGGTCTCCAACCTCAATCGCCAGGTGTTCGCTTTCGCCGACGAGGTCGGCCGCGAGAAGGCGGCGGTCGCCGCCGAAGCCGCCAGACGCATCAACCCGACCATCGAGGTCGAGGTGCTCGGCGAGAACTGGACCAGCGAGCTCGCCGGGATTGCCGAACGCTGCCCGGTCATCGTCAACGGCATGGATGATATCGCCGCCGGCGTGCATCTGTACCGGACTGCCAAGCGCGCGGACGCAACCGTGATCGACGCCTATATGTCGCCGCTGCCGTCGGTGATCGTGGTGCGTCCGCACGATCCGCGGCCCGAGGAGCGCCTCGGCTTTCCGACCCTGGCCAAGGACTGGACCGAGATTACCGAGGACGACCGCCGGGCCGCGATGCGTGCCGAGATCGAGCACGTCATGCTGCATTCCTCCTCGCGCAACTATGTCGACCTCGCGATCGCCGGCGAAGTCGCAGCCGGCCGCCGCAGCCGGATGTCGTTCGCGCCGATGGTGATCTCGACCGGCATGCTGATGGCCTATGAGGCGGTCGCGCTGATCCTGGGCCGCACCTCCGGCACCGACTGCCGCGGCTGGTTCCTCAACCCGCACCGGCCCGCGATCGAGAAGCCGCGCAATCCGCTGATCGCCGCCCTGATGCGGCCGCTGGTGCGGCGGGCGATCGATCAATTGACGGGCGTCGCATGA
- a CDS encoding DUF2478 domain-containing protein has protein sequence MFDAQCDLAALVYDDNDDPDAVLRDFAGELKAHGARVVGMVQSGQCADSSLSAVLVHSGETLLLAQPPAPSTTSSGSTGCKLDLSRLQDAGVRVADALAEGADLVIVNRFGKRERDGKGLGFVIERALDADIPVVIAVSRPSFADWIKFAGGMSVKLACDRHALDAWWRNVSLRTTARIAPNHTTVCEAFK, from the coding sequence ATGTTCGACGCCCAATGCGACCTCGCCGCCCTGGTCTATGACGACAACGACGATCCCGACGCCGTCCTGCGCGACTTCGCCGGCGAGTTGAAGGCGCACGGCGCGCGCGTCGTCGGCATGGTGCAATCAGGCCAATGCGCGGATTCCAGCCTGTCGGCGGTGCTGGTCCACAGCGGCGAGACGTTGCTGCTGGCGCAGCCGCCGGCTCCGAGTACGACAAGTTCTGGTTCGACCGGCTGCAAGCTCGATCTGTCGCGGCTGCAGGACGCGGGCGTGCGCGTCGCCGATGCGCTCGCTGAAGGCGCCGATCTCGTCATCGTCAACCGCTTCGGCAAGCGGGAACGCGACGGCAAGGGCCTTGGCTTTGTGATCGAGCGTGCGCTCGACGCCGATATTCCCGTCGTGATCGCGGTGTCCCGCCCAAGCTTTGCCGACTGGATCAAATTCGCCGGCGGCATGAGCGTGAAGCTCGCCTGTGACCGCCACGCGCTGGACGCCTGGTGGCGCAACGTCTCGCTGCGGACCACGGCCCGGATCGCGCCGAATCACACCACGGTCTGCGAGGCGTTCAAGTAA
- a CDS encoding GNAT family N-acetyltransferase, with protein MISEIREGDRKAAFDAALNAYGPDSLYVPPLWSDFDRMFDAAKNPFVTEGHGRYALFSAHRDGRPVGRIAASIHDDSNRKHGTRHGAFGFFDCVDEHDVADALLSAAEQWLSARGMTRIAGNFNLTAMQQIGVMTDGFDHAPFTDMMWSPPHIARHLERAGYTATFPMTTFEIALDGGKPEQLLGDKQRAVLADPDFVWQPIKRSAFKVRLEDARLILNDGFADNPMFVPPTAAEYLFQAGDMMWIIDKRISTVVYHRGRPAGAIIAIPDLNPLIKAIGGRIGLTAPFRFVLHRIMNTRAVLIYQSVCRDLHNRGLNGAMLYRTALALQEAGYRTLGGTWIADINAPSLRQVEKAGATPLHRLHLFTKRLAAA; from the coding sequence ATGATATCAGAGATCCGGGAGGGCGACCGCAAGGCGGCCTTCGACGCCGCGCTCAACGCCTATGGGCCCGACAGCCTCTACGTGCCGCCGCTGTGGAGCGATTTCGACCGGATGTTCGATGCCGCGAAGAATCCGTTCGTCACCGAAGGCCATGGCCGCTATGCGCTGTTCTCGGCGCATCGCGACGGCCGTCCCGTCGGCCGCATCGCCGCCTCGATCCACGACGACTCCAACCGCAAGCACGGTACGCGCCACGGCGCGTTCGGCTTCTTCGACTGCGTCGACGAGCATGATGTGGCCGATGCGCTGCTGAGTGCCGCTGAGCAATGGCTGTCCGCGCGCGGCATGACCCGCATCGCCGGCAATTTCAATCTCACGGCGATGCAGCAGATCGGGGTGATGACCGACGGCTTCGATCATGCGCCGTTCACCGACATGATGTGGTCGCCGCCGCACATCGCGCGCCACCTCGAACGCGCCGGTTATACTGCGACCTTCCCGATGACGACATTCGAGATCGCGCTCGACGGCGGCAAGCCGGAGCAGCTGCTCGGCGACAAGCAGCGCGCAGTGCTGGCCGATCCGGATTTCGTCTGGCAGCCGATCAAGCGCTCCGCCTTCAAGGTGCGGCTTGAGGATGCACGGCTGATCCTGAACGACGGCTTTGCCGACAATCCGATGTTCGTGCCGCCGACGGCGGCCGAATATCTGTTCCAGGCCGGCGATATGATGTGGATCATCGACAAGCGGATTTCCACCGTGGTCTATCACCGCGGCCGGCCCGCCGGCGCGATCATCGCGATCCCGGACCTCAATCCATTGATCAAGGCGATCGGCGGCCGGATCGGGCTGACGGCGCCGTTCAGATTCGTCCTGCACCGCATCATGAACACGCGCGCCGTGCTGATCTACCAGTCGGTCTGCCGCGACCTGCACAATCGCGGCCTCAACGGCGCCATGCTCTACCGCACCGCGCTGGCGTTGCAGGAGGCCGGCTACCGCACGCTCGGCGGCACCTGGATCGCCGACATCAACGCGCCGTCGCTGCGCCAGGTCGAGAAGGCCGGCGCCACGCCGCTGCATCGGCTGCATCTGTTCACCAAGCGGCTGGCCGCGGCATGA
- a CDS encoding IS5 family transposase — translation MPWTKITRAQYLRNGLRYASDMTDAEWRLIARKLPGRRRLGRPRKVDLRKVVEAILFILSTGCQWRALPREFPPYSTVQGYFYTWRDTRRWHRIVKALVRQARRKLGRKPTPTAAVIDSQSASTTQAGGPRGFDPGKRVNGRKRHIVTDTNGLLLAVHVHPANVQDVHGAVPLLERVRERFPKLRHVFADRVYRGKQLVGALSHCGPWTIEIVQRPPGVKGFQLLPRRWVVERTFAWFGRCRRLSRDFEGSASTEVAWLLVAHLRLLTRRLATP, via the coding sequence ATGCCATGGACCAAAATCACTCGTGCTCAGTATCTGCGGAACGGACTGCGCTATGCAAGCGACATGACCGACGCGGAGTGGCGTCTGATAGCCAGGAAGTTGCCGGGTCGGCGTCGATTGGGCCGCCCGCGGAAGGTTGATCTGCGCAAGGTGGTCGAGGCCATTTTGTTCATTCTGTCCACCGGCTGCCAATGGCGCGCTCTGCCGCGGGAGTTCCCGCCGTACTCGACGGTGCAAGGTTATTTCTATACTTGGCGCGATACTCGCCGATGGCACAGGATCGTGAAGGCTCTGGTCCGACAGGCACGGCGCAAACTCGGCCGCAAGCCGACACCGACGGCGGCCGTCATCGACAGTCAGAGCGCTTCGACGACACAAGCCGGCGGCCCGCGCGGCTTCGATCCGGGCAAACGTGTTAACGGACGTAAGCGGCACATCGTCACCGATACCAACGGTCTCTTGCTGGCCGTCCACGTTCACCCAGCCAATGTTCAGGACGTGCATGGTGCAGTCCCCTTACTGGAGCGCGTGCGAGAGCGCTTTCCGAAGCTGCGTCATGTCTTTGCTGACCGGGTTTATCGCGGAAAGCAGCTTGTTGGCGCGCTCTCCCATTGCGGGCCATGGACCATTGAGATCGTTCAGCGGCCGCCTGGGGTCAAAGGCTTCCAGCTCTTACCACGACGCTGGGTCGTCGAGCGCACCTTCGCGTGGTTCGGCAGGTGTCGCCGCCTCTCCAGAGATTTCGAGGGCTCCGCCTCAACTGAGGTCGCCTGGCTCCTCGTAGCCCATCTCAGACTCTTGACCCGACGCCTCGCTACGCCCTGA